Below is a window of Gammaproteobacteria bacterium DNA.
TGCGTGCGGGTGACCGTTTCCGTCACCCGCGCCTCCTGTTTCTCGAACGACGACTGGAGGCGGTCGGTGGTTTGTTCCAGCCTGGCCGCCGCGTCGTTGATGTGGTCGCCGGCCAGGCGGCTGTTCTCCTGCAGCATCTCGTTGACTTCCGAGAACAACTGGCGCACCACCAGCAGGAACGCGCTGATGTCTTTCGACCACTGGTACAACTCGGTGCGGAAATGCCCCATCGCCTTGCCGAGTTCGCGCCGCGCCTGGGTCTCGATGATGGTCAGGTCGGGCTGGAACGACTGGATGACAACGCGGTAGAGTATGCCGAAGACGGTCGAGGACAGCGCGACGCCGAAACTGGTGACGACATCAAACACCTGCGCGCCGCCGGCGACGGCGAAGTCGTGCGTGTAGAGTGAATAGCCGAGGATGATCAGCGTGAACAGCAGGCCGAGATAATACAGGTTGTCGCCGGCGCGCTCGTTGCCGCGGTCATTGACCAGCGTGTGGATGAACAGCGCGGTCAGCACGGCAACCGCCCACGCCGCAGACGCCCAGGCGTATTCGGCGAAATAGTATTTGAGAATGAAGATGCCTGCGGCGGCGGCCACAAAAGCCGCGATAAAAACCGCTCTGTCTGAATTTTTCATAGTCGGGAACCCGTTGTTGTGGAGTGGTGGCATATTATCAAAATTTGCGGGGAGCGGGGAAGGGAGTTGGCAGAGGCGGCAGGGGCAGGCCGGGGGCGCGGGCGGGCGGCGGCGGCGCAGGTGGTATCATGGCGGGGCCGATGGCTTCCGGAAACGATTCCCGACTGGCCGTTGATTTTTGCGGCCTGCGCTTCAGCACCCCGCTGGTTCTGCTGTCGGGCTGCGTCGGCTTTGGCGATGAATACACGCGCGTTGAGGGTTTCTCGCACGCCGATGTCGGCGCCGTCTGCCTGAAAGGGACGACGCTTGCGCCGCGAACCGGCAACGAACCGCACCGGCTGGCCGAGACGCCGGACGGCATGCTCAACGCCATCGGCCTGCAAAACCCGGGGGTGGATGCGCTGCTGGACGACATCCTGCCGGCGCTGGATTTCAGCGAGACGCGGTTTATCGCGAATGTTTCCGGTTCAAGCGTCGAGGAATACCGCGAGATTGCGCGCCGCCTTGACGACTCGCCGGTTGACGCGATTGAAATCAACATCTCGTGCCCGAATGTGCGCGAGGGCGGCGTTGAATTCGGCAACCATCCCGAACCTTCGGCGCGGGTTGTCGCGGCGTGCCGCGCGGTGACGGACAAGGTGCTGATTACCAAGTTGTCGCCCAACCAGGCCGACATCGCCGACAACGCGCGCCGCTGCCTTGAAGCCGGCAGCGACGCCTTCGCCGTCATCAACACCGTCGCCGGCATGGCGATAGACGCCGGCACACGCAGGCCGGTGCTCGGCAACAACCGCGGCGGCCTGTCCGGCCCGGCCATCAAGCCCGTCGCGCTGCTGAAAGTGTGGGAGGTGCACCAGGTGTGCAAGGCGCACGCGGCGCCCATCATCGGCCAGGGCGGCGTCACCTGCGGCCTCGACGCCATCGAATTCCTGATTGCCGGCGCCAGCGCCGTCGGCATCGGCACCGGCCTGTTCTACGACCCCCTGCTGTGCCCGAAAATCAACCGCGAAATTGCGGATTATCTGGACGAACACGGCATTGAGAATGTGGCGGCACTGAGCGGGTCACTGGAGTTGAATGAGTGAGGGGGGTGGGGGGAGCGGGTGGCGAGCGAAGGCGTCGGGGGGTGCGCGCGGGCTGCCGGGGTGCCGGGGTTGAACGGGTGATGACGGCGCGGGAAGGGGCGGCCATGCCTGTTGTTCAAGCCATGATTTGCCGTTCGTCGGAAAGCGGGCATTTGCGGCCACGCAGGCAATATAATCAGCCTTATGGGAAGCAGCAGGCCCACAAACATGGTGAACGATGATGCACAAAACGGCCACTTGCCGGGAGTCGGCAAGTTGAACGCCAAGCGCGAACGCGGGCAGTTTTATACGGTGGCGAACCCGTTTGAGCACGGGGCTTTCCGGAAGTGGGCGAAGGAGTCCGGCCTGCCCGACGCCTGTGTGCTGGAACCGTTTGCCGGCGAGAACAGTCTGATAAAGCACTTGTCCGACATCGGGTTGTGCAATGATTATCAATCGTTCGACATCACCCCGAACGCGCCGGAAGTGCGCGAGAGGGACACGCTGAAAAGTTTCCCGACGGGCTACGATGTCTGTGTTACCAACCCCCCGTGGCTTGCCCGCAACAGCGCCACGGCGCGGGGGCTGGAGTATCCATTCACGGTGCATGACGACATCTACAAATTCTCGCTGGAGAAATGTCTTGACCATTGCGGATACATCGCCGCGTTGATACCGGAGTCTTTCATCCGGGCGCGGTTGTTTCAGGACCGGTTGCAGGCGTTTGTGTCGCTGACGGCGCAACTGTTCTCGGAGACCACCCATCCGGTGGGGCTGGCCCTGTTTGTGCCGTATGCGTGCGACGATGTCGTCGTCTATTCGGGAGCGCGCAAAATCGGCACGCTGGCGCGGATTGAGGCCTGCCGGCCACAACCGACCTACAAGCGCAACATCGTGTTCAACGCCCCGGACGGAAACCTGGGGCTGATTGCGCTGGACAACACCAAAGGCCCTTCCATCCGGTTTTGCGATGTGGATGAACTGGCCGGTTACGAGGTGAAAAACCACGGCAGGCACATCACCAAACTGCATGTCTCCGGCCAGTTGATGATAGACAAATACAACACTTTCATCGGCGAATTCCGCGAGAAAACGGGCGATGTGCTGCTGACCTGCTACCGGGGGTTGCGCAAGGACGGAAAATATCGCAGACGGCTGGACTGGCAGTTGGCGAGGGGGATTATTGAAACGGAGGCGGGGATGTGGAGAGGCCAGGCAGGTCGCTGAATTAGAAGACACTGAACACGGGCGTCAAATTCTTCAAGATATA
It encodes the following:
- a CDS encoding dihydroorotate dehydrogenase, with amino-acid sequence MASGNDSRLAVDFCGLRFSTPLVLLSGCVGFGDEYTRVEGFSHADVGAVCLKGTTLAPRTGNEPHRLAETPDGMLNAIGLQNPGVDALLDDILPALDFSETRFIANVSGSSVEEYREIARRLDDSPVDAIEINISCPNVREGGVEFGNHPEPSARVVAACRAVTDKVLITKLSPNQADIADNARRCLEAGSDAFAVINTVAGMAIDAGTRRPVLGNNRGGLSGPAIKPVALLKVWEVHQVCKAHAAPIIGQGGVTCGLDAIEFLIAGASAVGIGTGLFYDPLLCPKINREIADYLDEHGIENVAALSGSLELNE